One region of Rhodocaloribacter litoris genomic DNA includes:
- a CDS encoding serine hydrolase domain-containing protein, translating to MLTVEHLHEDGIFSLMDMSYFARPEWSRSDTCRFSGSVSFQDTELTFPVEREYYVGENVFPGITLDFVSNEEELIPIQKEILVDGLLTNSSWNVIVGTGNVWHEREDGEWCRASFPLSLTDSYIGQVRNCVATFVHKQDAISNVYMQCSQETADLNDRQIGDIRVMLPAAYRSRAYADSLSVIEKQKRLRTGRLPVHHLSKIDVNNELAGYFGKLLYTSAPTSLGAVLMDGEIYLHPPETRHGRYPYPHEMRHAVYSVSKSMTGALALFYFGQRYGDEIFDALITDYVPALSDHPAWQGVTFLHTLNMVTGTEGGEEASHLYEVLVKARSAEEAIRNIASLGDYPGGPGESFNYASTNFFVLSYALQKYVEQKEGIGISYWGLVRKNVLLPLGAEDFTLLHTVEPDGSRGLPILAYGAWPTLDEAAKIALLFSNEGNYRGKQLLHRGRCREALGRTTWTGYSTGNDYRGKYYRHSFWTTKVAANRCDVQVTYMLGYGGNYVWFFADNVIVIRFMDEYDMDFENLIRGMSGIKSLCQ from the coding sequence ATGTTGACTGTAGAACATTTACACGAAGATGGTATTTTTTCATTGATGGATATGAGTTATTTTGCCCGACCGGAGTGGAGTCGGTCAGATACTTGCCGTTTTTCGGGTTCCGTCTCGTTTCAGGATACGGAATTGACGTTTCCTGTAGAGAGGGAATATTATGTAGGCGAGAATGTTTTTCCCGGTATCACGCTGGATTTTGTTTCCAATGAAGAGGAGTTGATTCCCATTCAAAAAGAGATTCTGGTTGACGGCCTTCTGACCAACAGTTCCTGGAACGTCATCGTTGGAACCGGGAACGTTTGGCATGAACGAGAAGATGGTGAATGGTGCCGGGCATCCTTTCCTCTGTCCCTGACCGATAGCTATATCGGGCAGGTCAGGAATTGTGTGGCGACTTTTGTTCATAAGCAGGATGCAATCAGTAATGTCTACATGCAATGCAGTCAGGAGACGGCCGATCTGAATGATCGTCAGATAGGGGATATCCGGGTCATGCTACCTGCCGCATATCGGTCCCGCGCTTATGCCGACTCGCTTTCCGTGATCGAAAAGCAGAAGCGTCTCAGGACAGGCAGGCTTCCCGTGCATCACCTCTCCAAGATTGATGTGAACAATGAGCTTGCCGGTTATTTCGGCAAATTGTTGTATACCAGTGCACCAACCAGCCTGGGTGCTGTGCTGATGGACGGAGAGATTTATTTGCACCCTCCCGAAACACGCCACGGACGATATCCTTATCCTCATGAGATGAGGCACGCCGTGTATTCTGTCAGCAAAAGCATGACCGGGGCACTCGCGTTGTTCTATTTCGGCCAGCGTTACGGTGACGAGATTTTCGATGCCCTGATCACCGATTATGTACCGGCATTGTCGGATCATCCGGCCTGGCAAGGGGTAACTTTTTTGCACACACTCAATATGGTAACAGGGACTGAAGGGGGTGAGGAAGCCAGCCATCTTTACGAGGTTCTGGTCAAAGCTCGTTCGGCGGAAGAAGCCATACGAAATATTGCAAGTCTTGGTGATTATCCGGGTGGTCCTGGTGAGTCCTTCAATTATGCCTCCACCAACTTTTTTGTTCTGTCTTACGCCCTGCAGAAGTACGTGGAGCAGAAGGAAGGAATAGGCATTTCATACTGGGGACTGGTTAGAAAAAATGTGTTGCTTCCTTTGGGTGCTGAGGACTTCACTTTGCTGCATACCGTGGAACCGGATGGATCCAGGGGCCTGCCGATACTGGCGTATGGGGCCTGGCCTACCCTTGATGAAGCTGCTAAAATCGCACTGCTTTTTTCAAATGAAGGTAATTACAGGGGGAAACAACTGCTGCACAGGGGCAGATGCCGTGAGGCGCTCGGCCGTACGACGTGGACCGGCTACAGCACCGGCAACGATTACCGGGGCAAGTACTACCGGCATTCGTTCTGGACAACGAAGGTCGCCGCAAACCGGTGTGATGTGCAGGTGACTTATATGTTGGGGTATGGAGGTAATTATGTGTGGTTTTTTGCGGACAATGTGATTGTCATCAGGTTTATGGATGAGTACGATATGGATTTTGAAAATCTGATTAGAGGAATGAGTGGGATAAAATCTTTGTGTCAATAA
- a CDS encoding DUF1593 domain-containing protein, with product MIFPRPFALVLLAALLGNCTRDTSLPDSDTTVPPTPKPRVVVTTDPELDDSNSLIRYLLYSTDFRTEGLIYASSRFHWKGDGKGTRWFVPGREYTRFGLNLCPCESWRWAPDERFIDDAVDIYEQVYPNLRVHHPDYPPPAELRSKIRWGNVEFDGDISKDTPGSNLIRDLLLDDNPEPIYLLAWGGASTIARALKSIQERYEGTDAWPEIRAKVSQKAILSLSGDQDDTYATYIRPNWPDIRSLPAGQGGAGLGYGAFVFASAENAPYFSVAWTRENISSRGPFGAHYRVWGDGKQMVKGDIFDYFGLSGYTADELRAMGYVVWLPPRPRGEFLGEGDSFTFLNLIDNGLGAYRAETPGGWAGWVVVNPASAAEPESDTTSSSFEDFMRRLEEIGQGDPARRPPSPQPNFTPAVQNDFAARMLWSVTPAYADANHEPLVTVRDARHSARPGETVYLEGRVSDPDGDAVTVRWWRWKDVDTYPGEVHIRNATSVAAHFQVPDDAEEGQTIQIVLEATDDGHPPLTRYQRVVVFVTE from the coding sequence ATGATCTTCCCCAGACCTTTCGCGCTGGTGCTCCTCGCGGCCCTGCTCGGCAACTGTACGCGGGACACCTCCCTGCCCGACAGCGACACGACCGTCCCCCCCACGCCGAAGCCGCGGGTCGTCGTCACCACCGATCCCGAACTCGACGACTCGAACTCGCTCATCCGATATCTGCTCTACAGCACGGACTTCCGGACCGAAGGGCTCATCTACGCCAGCAGCCGGTTCCACTGGAAAGGCGACGGAAAAGGGACCAGATGGTTTGTCCCCGGCCGCGAGTACACCCGGTTCGGGCTGAACCTGTGCCCGTGCGAATCGTGGCGCTGGGCCCCGGACGAGCGGTTCATCGACGACGCCGTCGACATCTACGAGCAGGTGTACCCGAACCTGCGCGTGCACCACCCGGACTACCCGCCGCCCGCCGAACTGCGGTCGAAGATCCGGTGGGGCAACGTGGAGTTCGACGGGGACATCTCGAAAGACACGCCGGGCTCCAACCTCATCCGCGACCTCCTGCTCGACGACAACCCCGAGCCGATCTACCTCCTCGCGTGGGGCGGGGCAAGCACGATCGCGCGGGCGCTGAAGTCGATTCAGGAACGGTACGAAGGCACCGACGCCTGGCCCGAGATCCGCGCGAAGGTCTCCCAAAAAGCCATCCTCTCCCTCTCGGGCGATCAGGACGACACATATGCCACCTACATCCGCCCGAACTGGCCGGACATCCGCTCCCTGCCCGCCGGCCAGGGAGGCGCCGGCCTCGGCTACGGCGCGTTCGTCTTCGCCTCCGCCGAGAACGCGCCGTACTTCAGCGTAGCATGGACGCGCGAGAACATCTCGAGCCGGGGCCCCTTCGGCGCACACTACCGCGTGTGGGGCGACGGAAAGCAGATGGTCAAGGGCGACATCTTCGACTATTTCGGCCTCTCGGGGTACACCGCCGACGAGCTCCGGGCCATGGGCTACGTCGTCTGGCTGCCGCCGCGGCCCAGGGGTGAGTTCCTCGGCGAGGGGGACTCGTTCACGTTCCTGAACCTGATCGACAACGGGCTCGGGGCCTACCGCGCCGAGACCCCCGGCGGCTGGGCGGGATGGGTCGTCGTGAACCCGGCCTCCGCGGCGGAGCCGGAGTCCGACACAACCTCGTCCTCGTTCGAGGACTTCATGCGGCGCCTCGAAGAGATCGGCCAGGGCGACCCCGCCCGGCGTCCTCCCTCACCGCAGCCCAACTTCACGCCGGCGGTGCAGAACGATTTTGCCGCACGCATGCTGTGGTCCGTAACCCCGGCGTACGCCGATGCCAACCACGAGCCGCTCGTGACGGTACGCGACGCACGCCACTCTGCACGCCCCGGCGAGACGGTATACCTCGAAGGCAGGGTGTCGGACCCGGACGGCGACGCGGTGACGGTGCGCTGGTGGCGGTGGAAAGACGTGGACACCTATCCCGGTGAGGTGCACATCCGGAACGCCACGTCGGTCGCCGCACACTTCCAGGTGCCGGACGACGCGGAAGAGGGACAGACGATCCAGATAGTCCTCGAAGCGACCGACGACGGGCACCCCCCGCTGACACGCTATCAACGCGTCGTCGTCTTCGTAACGGAATGA
- a CDS encoding cyclase family protein, translating into MIATVHIGGAAYRVDLGAGLDVSIPLAFGGPQPSAFGIPPATAEPFEAGGFVGDVQRGGSCNVSTLRLTPHGNGTHTESVAHLVSDGPPVHTVAPKGLVPATLVSLTPEPAFACPDAYDPAPAANDRLLTRRALEAALAGAGEAFLEALVVRTRPNPPDKRHRDYLDQPPPFFSLDAMRYLVARGVRHLLLDLPSVDRLFDEGKLNAHRLFWGVPPGQRTSTPETAMHRTITEMVYVDDTVPDGRYLLALHVPPFTSDAAPSRPVLYPLQPVEPR; encoded by the coding sequence ATGATCGCCACCGTGCATATCGGCGGCGCGGCGTACCGCGTCGACCTCGGCGCGGGCCTCGACGTGTCCATCCCCCTCGCCTTCGGCGGGCCGCAGCCTTCGGCCTTCGGCATCCCACCCGCCACGGCCGAGCCTTTCGAAGCCGGCGGGTTTGTGGGTGACGTGCAGCGCGGGGGCAGCTGCAACGTGTCCACCCTCCGCCTGACGCCCCACGGCAACGGCACCCACACCGAGAGCGTGGCGCACCTGGTCTCCGACGGCCCGCCCGTCCACACCGTCGCGCCGAAAGGGCTGGTGCCCGCCACCCTGGTGAGCCTCACCCCCGAGCCCGCCTTCGCCTGCCCGGACGCCTATGACCCCGCGCCGGCGGCCAACGACCGGCTCCTCACGCGCCGCGCCCTCGAAGCCGCCCTGGCCGGCGCCGGCGAGGCGTTCCTCGAAGCCCTCGTCGTCCGCACCCGGCCCAACCCGCCCGACAAGCGCCACCGCGACTACCTCGACCAGCCGCCCCCCTTCTTCTCCCTCGACGCCATGCGCTACCTCGTGGCACGGGGCGTACGCCACCTGCTCCTCGACCTGCCCTCGGTGGACCGCCTGTTCGACGAGGGGAAGCTGAACGCGCACCGCCTCTTCTGGGGCGTGCCCCCGGGCCAACGGACCTCCACCCCGGAGACCGCCATGCACCGGACGATCACCGAGATGGTCTACGTGGACGACACCGTGCCAGACGGGCGCTACCTGCTGGCCCTGCACGTCCCGCCGTTTACCTCCGACGCCGCCCCCAGCCGCCCGGTCCTCTACCCCCTTCAGCCCGTGGAACCGCGCTGA
- the kynU gene encoding kynureninase — MDFEPTLDFARRMDADDPLAAYRDHFHIPKTADGAECLYFTGNSLGLQPKATREYVLEELEDWARLGVEGHFHARHPWMPYHEFLTGQTARLVGARPVEVVVMNSLTVNLHLMMVSFYRPTPDRHRIVLEAHAFPSDRYAAASQIRFHGYDPSEALVELAPRPGEDTLRTEDIEAFLEREGESVALVLLGGVNYYTGQAFDLERITRAAHAQGCVVGFDLAHAAGNLALRLHDDGPDFAVWCSYKYLNAGPGSLAGCFVHERHARAFDLPRFAGWWGHDKATRFQMPETFTPMPGAEGWQLSNPPILPLAALRASMDLFDAVGMTRLREKSVRLTGYLAYLLERRVPDRVRIITPADPAQRGAQLSLRVAGGRDAFERLTAAGVVCDWREPDALRVAPVPFYNTFTDVYRFVEMLRNV; from the coding sequence ATGGATTTCGAGCCTACGCTGGACTTCGCCCGCCGGATGGACGCCGACGACCCGCTGGCCGCGTACCGGGACCATTTCCACATCCCGAAGACGGCCGACGGGGCGGAGTGCCTCTACTTCACCGGCAACTCGCTGGGCCTCCAGCCGAAGGCCACGCGGGAATACGTGCTGGAGGAGCTGGAAGACTGGGCGCGGCTCGGCGTGGAGGGCCACTTCCACGCCCGGCACCCGTGGATGCCCTACCACGAGTTCCTCACCGGGCAGACCGCCCGGCTGGTGGGCGCCCGGCCCGTCGAGGTGGTGGTGATGAACTCGCTCACGGTGAACCTCCATCTGATGATGGTGTCGTTCTACCGGCCCACCCCTGACCGTCACCGGATCGTCCTCGAGGCTCACGCCTTCCCCTCCGACCGCTACGCCGCCGCCTCGCAGATCCGGTTCCACGGCTACGACCCGTCCGAGGCGCTCGTGGAACTGGCGCCGCGCCCCGGGGAGGACACCCTCCGCACCGAAGACATCGAGGCCTTCCTGGAGCGGGAGGGCGAATCCGTCGCGCTGGTCCTGCTCGGCGGGGTCAACTACTACACCGGGCAGGCGTTCGACCTGGAGCGTATCACACGGGCGGCCCACGCGCAGGGGTGCGTCGTCGGGTTCGACCTGGCGCACGCCGCGGGCAACCTGGCCCTCCGGCTCCACGACGACGGCCCCGACTTTGCCGTGTGGTGCTCGTACAAGTACCTCAATGCCGGACCCGGCAGCCTCGCCGGTTGCTTCGTCCACGAGCGGCACGCCCGCGCCTTCGACCTGCCCCGCTTCGCCGGCTGGTGGGGGCACGACAAGGCCACCCGCTTCCAGATGCCCGAGACGTTCACGCCGATGCCGGGCGCCGAGGGGTGGCAGCTGAGCAACCCGCCCATCCTCCCGCTGGCCGCCCTCCGCGCCTCGATGGACCTCTTCGATGCGGTGGGCATGACGCGCCTGCGCGAGAAGAGCGTCCGCCTCACCGGCTACCTGGCCTACCTGCTCGAACGGCGCGTGCCGGACCGCGTGCGGATCATCACCCCCGCCGACCCGGCCCAGCGGGGCGCCCAGCTCTCGCTCCGCGTGGCCGGCGGCCGCGATGCCTTCGAGCGCCTCACCGCCGCCGGCGTCGTCTGCGACTGGCGCGAGCCCGACGCCCTCCGCGTCGCCCCCGTGCCGTTCTACAACACCTTCACGGACGTGTATCGCTTCGTCGAGATGCTCCGGAACGTGTAG